The Rissa tridactyla isolate bRisTri1 chromosome 1, bRisTri1.patW.cur.20221130, whole genome shotgun sequence DNA segment TCAGAAATATTCAACTTGGTTTTGTCTAACATTAATAGTTATATAAAACTTAGTAAATTTAGAGGGGTTTACTCTTGTGTGTAGTAAATGTTGTCAATTGAGTGCCTACTGTTGAAATGCCTATGAACCACCTCATCTCCTGTGGGGTATACTACATGCTGAGGATTACAGTGGTTTTAACATACCTGTATTGTTCCCTGAatttctctttaggaaaaaaaccttgcTTGTCAGCATGGATTTTCACTCAAGTTTTAGGTTAAGGTTATGCTGTTGAGGATAGTTACTCTTACATATCTCTCATTTGATTGTGTAACTCTGGGGCTGTGTCAGTGATTAAGAATCTTGCTATTGTTCTAACTAGACTATTATTGCTGTTGCTAGATGATAAAATTAGTGATACTGGATGTGGACAAGATTACTTAACAAATTCTCATTGTCCTAACAGAGAGGAAGAAGCTATACAGCTAGATGGCCTAAATGCATCCCAGAtcaaagaaatcagagaaaaatctGAGAAGTTTGCCTTTCAAGCAGAAGTGAACAGAATGATGAAACTTATTATCAActctttatataaaaataaagaggttAGTGCCTTTATCAGTAGAACATGTTATAACTGTTTGTGTGTGTTCTGGAATTCCTGACTACTGGTTTCTATTTCAGATTTTCCTGAGGGAACTTATTTCAAATGCTTCGGATGCTTTAGATAAGATACGGTTAATATCATTAACCGATGAAAATGCTCTTGCTGGTAACGAGGAACTTACAGTCAAAATCAAGGTAAGAAGCATTAGATATGATCATCTCTTATGGAGAACTGGTGataggaatattaaaaaaaaaaaagtacatcattAAATCTTAAATTTTTGGCTTAATACTGATGCAGATACAAACTAGGACCACATCAGGACCCTTGCAATTAACTTTAATAAAGACTACTCTTTTAATggtgaaaatatatttctgattCTATAAAGAGTAACTGAAGCATTGAAATACTTTGAAGGTAGGTCTTCCTCACTTTTGCAGATAGGATTTTATTGTAGTCAGGCATGTTTGAATTTGAATAGTAACTATGCCACTTACCACTTTTCTGTGGCAGTGTATTATGTATTAAGATTCAAAGTGAAGCCAAActgcatctttctctttttttcagtgtgataAAGAGAAGAACATGCTTCATGTTACAGATACGGGTATTGGTATGACAAAAGAGGAGCTAGTTAAAAACCTGGGTACCATTGCAAAGTCTGGTACAAGTGAATTCTTAAACAAGATGACAGAAATGCAGGATGATAGCCAGTCAACATCTGAGCTAATTGGCCAGTTTGGCGTTggcttttattctgctttcttagTAGCAGACAGAGTTATTGTCACATCAAAACACAACAACGATACTCAACACATTTGGGAGTCAGATTCGAATGAATTCTCTGTGATTGATGACCCAAGAGGAAACACTTTAGGACGTGGCACAACCATAACGTAAGTATTAATTTTCtttaggtttaaaagaaaaaagatgtgtgGGTACACTTTGGTCATTAGAACATGTGGATGACTTTAGTATTGTGACTCACACATTATTTGGTTCTCGCAATAcgtttttttcagtttaatagAAACGTGCAAACTATTAACTGCATTCAAAGTAAATGTGGAGTGATAATGTAGGCTGTCTCACGTTCCGTTAGAGGAACTAAGAAAACCATGAGTGTCTTGACAACTTATTGTTGGCAAATAATTCCAGACAGTTCAGCTGCCTGCAAACCCATTTAGTTCCTCAACACAATTACGGCCCACTGAAACCTATACAGGGGCTGTAGAGCTTCCTTTTGGAAACTGGCTGCTGCTTATGTTCTGGTGAGACTGGTTTGATGCAAATCTCAAACTTAGGGTAGTTTGACAATCCTATTTGCATCGCTTTCATGAgcagataaatttattttatctGGGTTTAGAGGACTACTTCCTGTGAAGAAGGCACTTAGTATGAAAAGGTTCATCTCAGTGCTTTTGTTCCAAGTAAAGCCAGTGAGAGTGCCTCAAGGTCCTAATGAGTATCAATATAATTCGAGACTTTCATTTAGACTTCTGGATATTGTGTTCTGCCCCAGTTGTTGAAAACAATTATGTTTCTCCTCATTGGTGCAGTTTAGTAGGGATTGTATTTTTTAAGAGATACTTGCAGCTGAACTAATAAAAGCTCACTTGCATAAATTTGAATCGCTATAGCTGCAACAGTAGAAAATGCATCTCCTCctcaaactgttttaaaatacctgTTGAGCACTTACATTGAAggctgttttttattattttctttagccTTGTCTTGAAGGAGGAAGCGTCTGACTATCTTGAGCTGGATACTGTTAAAAATCTAGTAAAGAAGTACTCACAGTTCATAAACTTCCCCATATATGTGTGGAGCAGCAAGGTAAGTATATTTAACTAAGCATTGCGCAGTATGAGCTGTGGTTGTGAAAACTCTGGCCAGATCTTTCAGGAAGGGTGAGGGCATGCTATAATGCAGAACTTGTCTGATTTCTAAAACTCTTCCATTCCTGACTCTTCTGACTAGTATTTTACTAGTTAGTTACTCTCCAGAAGTTAGTATGTTGCTAAAAACACAAACTTTCAAGGGACTTAGTTTTATTCTCAGACAACTTTACCAAAGGAGCAAGATTGTGCTAATTACTAAGAAAGATCTTTATTCCACAGGCTTTGTTTGGTAACTGGAAGCTTTGGTAAGCTCTCAGGCAGGGCCATGATTAGCTGTCCTTCTGAAAATCACCCAAGTCTCTGATTAGCTTTATGTGTAAAGCTATGGAAAAACTTAACTTTGAGTACAGTGATCTCCTGGTGTATTAAAAGAAAGCATGTATTCCTGAAaatacaactaaaaaaaaaaccttagctACCTATTACTAAAAAAGCCATAGCTACCTATAGATAAATGCTTGTGACAGGCAAATAACACAAGTTAAACTAGTGCTCTGAGAGATGAAGCTCATTGGGACAATGGTAGAAGATACCTGGTAGGAAGCCAAGCAGTCCAAGTCACTAGTTTAAATTGCCTCTTTAGACAGAGACTGTTGAAGAACCCATTGAAGAGGAGGAAgcgaaggagaaagaagaaacagatgaTGATGAAGCTGCagttgaagaagaggaggaagaaaagaaaccaaaaactAAGAAGGTAAGCTTTGTCAGACTTGGGGTCTCATGTAGATGGTTCATCAATTTTCATAGGTAGTCTTGGAGAGGCTCAATTCAGTAGTGCATGTGCACTTTCAAACAGCAATCCTGTTTAAGTGCAGTTAGACATCTTGTCAGGAAATAAGATTGTAAACAAAACAGACCTGTATGAAATCAGGCAAATGACTGACAATAGCCTTGTGAGGCAGTGGTCCCAAAACTAGTTATAAATACTGAAGTGAACTGCTTGAAATGGTAGTGGACTTCAGTAATCTGACATTGTTGAGTACTTTGAGTATACTCCACTGGAAGGCTTTTTTCAGAATGACAGTAGAACAGAAATACTGATACTGGGTGAATGTGTTAAATGTACAGAGGACACACTGTAGTGTAGACTGAAATTTTGTTCCCATGTGTTAGACTAATTTATGTATTTGAATGAGAATATCCAGGCCATTGCATAATTTGCTTTGTAAATTAGAAAGAGCATGTATTTTTGACGTGCTGTTTTATGACAGCCTCAGTGGAGCGTCTTTAACTGACTTAACCTGAAGTAAAGACTGACTCTTTATTATACTGTGGTGTTTACATACCTAGGTTGAAAAGACCGTCTGGGACTGGGAGCTCATGAATGACATAAAACCAATCTGGCAGAGACCATCTAAAGAAGTTGAAGAAGATGAATACAAAGCTTTTTACAAAACCTTTTCCAAGGTAAGCTCTGAGCCTCAAGATCGTTCCAAAGCAAGAGGTTTGCTATAGTATCTCTTGCTGTGTAAACAAAACTGAGTGTTTATAGCATGGTCTGTTTCTGAAGAATTAATCAGTTGCTGTCAGTAGATAGGCTGAATTGCAGAGACCCTAGGAGGCACAGCATCTCAGTCAGGAGTTAATCTCTTTTCCAGAGAGAAGGTACTGTCACCTGGGTGTTGAGTGGCCTAGGTTTGAGAAGTAATGTATTACAGCTGATATGCAGCTTACTGATGTGTTTCAGTGTTGACAGGAAGCATTTTATTTAGTCTGAGAGTGGTGGTGCTTGTGTTGTACATAGTGGAAGAAAGAGGTAGATGTGGGTTTCTAGAAACAGCATTGTCTTTATGTGTAAATACAGCATAATGTGGTACTTGGGAGTCTCTTAACTGTGCTGTGATGATACTGTATTGGTCACTGCACTATTGGTAACCTTTTGGTGGttggcttgtttaaaaaaaaaaaaacaccacataaaAAAGTTGGTCTCAAGGATGTGAGTAACTCACCTGAATCTGCAACTTTTGTCTCCATTATAGATTCTAACAAAACATGGTTAGATAgtttaactgtaaaataattgCACTTATTAGTCAAACTCGTGCTATTACTGTAAATGTATTGACTCACCAGTATTTTCCCCATGTCAATTAATAGAATTCTCTCTTCACAGGAACACGATGACCCAATGGCTTACATCCACTTCACTGCTGAAGGGGAAGTAACTTTCAAATCTATCTTGTTTGTTCCTAATTCTGCTCCACGTGGCCTGTTTGATGAATATGGATCCAAAAAAAGTGATTTCATTAAGGTAGGACAAGCAAATGCGTGGGTGTGGTTTCATgtcttaaacaaaaaacaaacaaaaaaacccaccaaacccaaacataACCTGGCTGTTGTTTTCTCTTGTAATTCAGTTGTATGTTCGAAGAGTGTTCATCACCGATGACTTCCATGACATGATGCCCAAATATCTTAACTTTGTTAAGGGTGTTGTAAGTATTATAAGTCTTACTTGtgtttgattactttttttattttcaaatactgttaGCTATACTTAAGAAGTTTCTTCCTTATTTAGGTGGATTCTGATGATCTTCCTTTGAATGTATCTCGTGAAACACTTCAGCAGCATAAATTGTTAAAGGTAAGCTAATTGATCTTAAATTCCTTCATTGTAAACACATGACACTAGCAAGATTTAGAAGAATAATAGCTTTGTTAATTATACTTTATATAAGGATTGTGAAATTAAAGTGTAGGAAAGCCATGCACTGCTGTTTTTAGACTACCTCTGTTCAGTTCAGGGACACTTGAATCCATCCTTTGCAGTGGGGTTGAGTTGGGGGTTCTTCCAAGTGCTTCCTGTTAAAACTTGGTATTGCTGCTTTTTTAGGTGATCAGAAAGAAACTTGTTCGTAAAACTCTTGATATGATCAAGAAAATTGCAGAGGAAAAATACAATGACACATTCTGGAAAGAGTTTGGTACTAATGTAAAGCTTGGAGTTATTGAGGATCACTCCAATCGTACACGACTGGCTAAACTTCTTCGCTTCCAGTCTTCTCATCATGAAAGTAACCTCACAAGCCTTGACCAGTATGTggaaagaatgaaagagaagCAAGACAAAATTTACTTCATGGCAGGTGCCAGCAGAAAGGAGGTACGtgaacatggaagaaaaagggaaaggcgAAAAAATATTACAGCTCCTAGTTAAAGGAGTACCATAAACATTGTGAACTGTGTATTTGTTGTAAATGTGGAGACTTCGTGCTTATGGTACTACTGCCATTCAGTTTTCCTTGTACCAGCACTCGTCAAGTAGCTGTACAGGTTTCAGTAGCTGTTGGTACCAATGCAACTAAACTGGCATCTGATCTGTTTTGTTATCTTAGGCTGAGTCCTCACCATTTGTTGAACGTCTTCTGAAAAAGGGCTATGAAGTGATTTATTTGACTGAACCTGTAGATGAATACTGTATTCAGGCTCTGCCAGAGTTTGATGGCAAGAGGTTTCAAAATGTAGCGAAAGAAGGAGTGAAGTTTGAAGAAAGTGAGAAGTCTAAGGAGAGTCGGGAAGCCTTGGAAAAGGAATTTGAACCACTCTTAAATTGGATGAAAGACAAAGCTCTAAAAGACAAGGTAAAATGTCATGCTATATGTAATGCTTATTTCTAAATGCTGTTGTACTTGCTACAACACACCTTGTAGATTCTCTGAGCACAGACTTCACAGGAGCTTCTCTGTCTTTTTGTGGATTAATGAGCACGTTCATTACCTTTATTTCAGGAACATAATGAGTTAAAATGGCATCTTCAGAATGTCTGCCTGCAGAAAATATGGAAATGAGAGGGAACTTTAGAGTTACTTAATTTATTCCCTGTATAGGCTATTAGCTCTGTGAACTAAcattgaggcttttttttttttctacagattgAAAAAGCTGTGCTATCTCAACGTTTAACCCAGTCTCCATGTGCTCTTGTGGCTAGTCAGTATGGATGGTCTGGTAACATGGAAAGAATCATGAAGGCTCAAGCTTACCAAACTGGGAAGGATATCTCTACAAAGTAAGCTTTCAGTTATGTAGCAGCAGACATGAAATGTAGTTGATGGCTCTTCTTGCTTGGTGCAGGCACACCAACCTTCTGCCTGGTTCAGATGATCTTCGTGTTTTTAAGGTCACATATAACCAAATTGCAGTCTCCATCATAGTCTTACGTTGTCATTTCAAAGCCCAATATGTAAAACTGCCTGATGAGCAAGACTCGTCAGTGGCATTTGCTCTCTGTCATTCTGTGACAAGAGAAGATGAACTGTCTTGCTAACCTGGATGTTTTAGAGTTAAGCTAGTACTAAagtggaggtggggaaggaaTACGCTTGTTACTGTGGCTGTAATCAGTATTCATGGCTTTAAAGATGTAGCTACTTTAAAACTTAGTGATGTAACTCCTGTTGTTTTCAGTTACTATGCTAGCCAAAAGAAGACATTTGAAATTAACCCCAGGCATCCACTGATCAAGGACATGCTGAGGCGGGTCAAGGTAAACAAATAACAGTAGTGAAATATTGACTACTTGGCTGCATACAACCTCTAGTTAACAGttctatttgggtttttttgatgctcTTTCACTTCAGGAAAATGAAGATGACAAAACAGTTTCAGATCTTGCAGTGGTATTGTTTGAAACTGCAACTTTGAGATCGGGATATATGTTACCAGACACTAAGGAATATGGAGACAGAATAGAAAGGATGCTTCGTTTAAGTTTAAACATTGACCTGGATGCGAAGGTTAGTTTCCCTTCAACTCAGGGATGATAATTAATTGACTTACTGCTACTACAtcttaaaaagcaaatacttGATAAACTTGCATAAAATGAAATGTACCCAGCTTCCTACGCTTAGGTGGGCCACCAGAAACCCAATTCAGGTACCTGGGTAGGAAACTGATGAGTCTGTACTTCATGCTCATGTCCTCCCTTCCAGTCTTCTTTTTAGTTGCTTGTAATTCTGAGCTTTAATTAATAACTAAGTGGTGGTTCTATGGGAGTCAATAAGGCCCATGTGCCCATCTCATTAACGAAGAAATTCTTAAAGTGGGTATAACTCATATGGGTTCTCATAATGCTGTGCGAGAACTTACGCTGGGTGTTGTGCTGGAGGGAGGCATGATAATGTGTCAATGCTAAACAGAACTTGCTTTCTCCTTTAGGTAGTTTGGGGCAAATGTAAGAAAGTAACTATATTTCCATAGCCTGTATTTAGCTAGTCTCCAACTAGTAAACATCCTAAGCCAACAAATTGCTTGTGACCTTCCAACAGGTGGAGGAGGAACCTGAAGAGCCTGAAGATGCAGCTGAGGAGGCAGAGCAAGATGAAGAGGAGGTGGATGCTGATGCTGAAGACAGTGAAACACAAAAGGTAAGGTCTCAAGTTTCTCTTTCCTTAACAGTATTTATGTGCAGTTTTGTTTGTGGTGCTTCCTGGCAACAAATTTGTTCACTTTGCCTTCCTTGACACTAGATTTTAGTGTGAGGCTTTCCAAGCTTTTCTTggaggggaattaaaaaaaaaaaaacaaacctgcagcACAAATGACACTTCATTCCTTATCAAACTATATTATAAGAAGAAAACACTTAGATATGTTCAAAGCTGGAGCTAAATTAAACTTAAAGAGATTGTAACAGAGTGCCCTAtggcaagagaagagcagcacATCCTCTACGGTTAACTTAATGTTTTCTGTTGGATTTCCACAGCTTGTGGGCAGTAACAAATAACGGCCAAGAGTATAGTTTCAAATGCTTACAGTACAGACTTGTGACAACACTACCTATAAATAGTTCAACTGTTATGTGAAGTCAGCCTTCATTTAGCTAATGTCTGCAGTTTTAATGATGTCTTAATGGATAACTAGGTTCAGGTCTTCTGAGACCACTCTTGTAACCTTTTCCACTTTGAAAAAGCAACATTCTGATTATTTGTTTGTCTCCACAGGAATCAACAGATGTGAAAGATGAACTGTAACCTGCACTCAACTGCTGTCCTGCACTGGGGGGTTAGGAGGGAATGTGAATtagattgtttttgtttttttccactgtaaaatGTTGAGGGATGGTATGGGGTTTAAGGGTaaaggagggattttttttttaagttgacttTTCTAAAAACATTCCTCATGAATGTAAATTTGTATTATTTAACTGACTTGGTGTAAAATCTTGTCatgtacaaaataaaatgttcccaAACACCACTAACTCTAAATTTTACATAGTAAGCTTACCTTCTGGGCTAGCACAAAGAAAGGAAGGGATTGTCTTGAGTGTTCAGATCCTTCAATTTGCAGTCCTCATGCCTTGGCACACTGGCACAGCACTGTGTAGCACATGCCTGTGGTTGGGCTTTGTGTTAACAAACCTGCCCTGTTTAGCCAAAACGTACCTGGTATCCAAGAGCTGTACTGAACTTGCCCGTTGAAATAAGTACTCAAGTAGTTATGTATCTACTGCCATCTTCAGAAGGATGAGATGGggcatttaaaaatagcattgtAACTGGAGTCCTGCCACCTTGCACTGAACTATGTGGCTTGACTCCACTGTAGACAATGACAACGGGCactggtaacaaaaaaaaattttcactaaAGGTGTGAACAACAAGCACCAGAAGTGGCTCAGTGCCATCCTCCATGAGACTTGGTAACTCTGCCTTTAACACAACAGCTCCAGCGATCCTGCTTTCTACAGTTTTCTAAAGGTGGAAGCTCTTGTCTGTTACAGTTATTCCTaatgctgctttttcactctTTAGTATAGCAAAGCACTGTAAATACTTAATCTAATGCAAGTTAGATCTGTTGACACCAAATTGTAATGTAGACAGGTTGAACTGGAGAAGCCACTTCCTCTTCTATTCCTTACAGGAGCTTTATGTGGCATTTGGATGAAGCACTGCATTTTTCTCACTAGTGCCTCTACTTTGAAACATCTTCACAGGCTTTGTAGGAAGTGTTTATGCTGAAGAGGgtttttgccttcctctggaaGAAGGACACAGAGTACTTCTATACAGAGACTTGACTTTAGAACCACTTTTCCATTTTGTTAACAGAACTTTTTGTGAAGTTTGAGGTTCTGCAATCTGAAGTGGAATAAACTGTTTCTAATTAGGTAAGGGCACTAAACTGACCTGAAGAACTTGCTTTCTATTTACTTTTACTAGGCTGCTTCTATATTGCCCAAATACGGTTTACATGCAATAAATACAAATGCCATGTATTACTGTGATTATCGAGTTAGGGTTTATACAGAGATGCTGAGACTTCAAGGAATGGTAGCTTAGTTTTGTTCTCTTGAGGGAAtttgtggttggtttggtttttgctcATGGTAGTAGTATTATCTTAGATGCACTGTTATTAGAGCCTGCTGAATGGTCTAGCCTTAGAGTGTAGCTCAGCGGCTAGCAATATCAGCTTAAATAGCTGTCCTTTGTTGGCAAGTTATTGAGTAGGGAAGATGCACCAGTTCTGCTTGACGCATGGTCCTCTTAACTACAGCTGTGCAACTTCTGTGCTCTGTAGCAATCAGCTGCTGCTGAGGCTTTAATACTTCCTAAATTATCACTTCTAGTGATACACTTCTGAGTAGATCATCAGTGCGCACCCCTCTGTATCTCTGACCAGCCTGAGTAACAAAGTTGGCTCATGTTCTGTACGGTTACGGGTGCTTTTGCAACTAGCAAAGCGGAGTACTGGAAGAGTAGGGTTGCTTGCTACAGTATTCTTAATCTGTTAATTACTTGTAGACTTAAGCAACCTTTGTTCTGTTACACAGCTGAAGTTCTCAATGCCTGGATTGGTTTTAGGAGGACATACctgatttaatttcagaaataataaagAGCACACTTTGAGAGTCATGCTTTGTGCTGCTTCATGTTCCTTAGCTGAGGGTATCACATGCAACATAGCTGTGGTCCAGCTGCTCTCTCTACCCTGGAGTGGCAAGTGTTTGCTATTAATAAGCACAAAATGCAGTAGTAGGCATgcttttgggggggagggaggggggctgtCAGCTCTGTTAAGTAAAATAGTGTCAATACTGAAGAAGCGTTTCCCAGTCACTGAGGCTATTTCTTCCCGTGCTGCAGTCAGACTGATTCTGGGGGTGGCGTCAGCTCTGCTGTTCCTAGGTGGGCACTAAGGAGAAAGGGTTCCCTCTGCTAGAAAAGGCTTGGGTAAAACACATGCTCCCTGTTTCTCAGTTTCCATTAGAGTAGCAGGATACACTTAGAAATCCAATCCAAATTAGTAGTAACTTCCCTCTGCAGCCTTTAGATCCAAAAAGCCTTTAGAAAATATCCCTATTTTGGGATGAAAGGCATCTTTCATGTCAAAATCAACTATAGTGACAGAAGTCATACTCAGACAACGTGTAAGTAACAGGGTAAGGGTTGGTGAATCCTGGCTCTTTAGAGGGGTAACTGAAAACCTGCTGTTCCTGCCCAagttagaacaggaaaaaaatactgctaaCTAACTGCCCCATTCTGTCTCTTCAATTAACTTTCTCTTACGCTGAGGTGGAAGGTTGTCAATCTCAGCTTTCTCTAGGTACAGTGAAGGAAAGCGTAGTTTCACCAGAACTGGACCTCATAAGATGTTCTCATTCATTGATTTAATTTGGGCTTAACATCTAAGATTGACTTGAGTCCTTTCTATCGATGACTGCTGTCATAAAGGGGTCTAAGAGAGAGGCTGAAATTGAGTAATAACAAGTACAGGCTGCAGCCTGAGCATCCAAGTGGGCATGtaagagcaggaaagcaggatCTCATCCCGCTTTGGCTGCTTTTCTACATCAGCCAATAGCTGCAAAACTCTGAGAGCAGCAGCACGTACACACAGAGAGGAACTATAAACCTTTCTTCCTAGGAAAACCACTCCAACTTATGCCAACATAAATAACAGCTTCACAGCTGGAACTGATGTAAAAGTAGCACTTTCAGTGATCATTTCTGGATCCCTCTGCTACTACAAAAGCTCCAAGTACTTGGCCAGTAGTAATTAGGGAGCTTTCTGTTTCCTTAATGGGCAATCAGTCAGACTGTGGCTTTCTTTCCTCAGTTAAACCTGAGTGAGAATTCAGGATGAAGCCTGTGCCTTGTCTTGGTACCTTTCTCAAGGGAAAGCAATCCCCAACCTTCACAAGCTCTAGTGCATGCCGTTCAAAAATGGGTTGTCATACCATCTTTGTAGGACGTTGACTGCGTGTGTCTTCTGGAGTTCATAGTATGAGAGTTTTTTGGCAATCCTATTTCCTGAAAGGTAAATTTGCACTTGTTATTTTAGAGTTTTGCACACCTACAGCTATCAAAAATAGCTGTAAACAGAAGATGCCCACATGAAGCACAAATGTACATAATTTCAGTGTAATCTGTACATATTTGCCCCATTTTAACTAATACAACCAAGTTGTAAGATCCTCCCCAGCCTTACAGTGGACCAAAGCAGATTTCCTGTCAGTAACACAGACAAAAAGCCAATGTAACTGCTGCAGCCAGCATTAGGAGTCCACTGTAAGAAGTCCTGCAGTAAGGAATCTTCCTTATTGGTACGTGACATCACTTACTCTGTCACATTCTAGGTTATGTCCAGTAATACagagttaaaatttaaaaaggagagaaacgCCAACGGGTAAGTGGTGTTCCACTACAGATGAACGGGTAAACTTATTAAGGGTAAACTTATTAAGGCTAATGAGCAGCCATAAAAGCTTGACTTTTCAATATGCTAAACTTCCTATACTTGTTAATCAGCTTAAAAGTTTCAAATTCCATCAGACTCACCACTGTGAGCTCACATCTTTTATTCCGAAGGATACTTACACTGCAATCAAGATTAAGAAATGATAGGCATTTTGGCACACAACCAATTGGAGTTTTA contains these protein-coding regions:
- the HSP90B1 gene encoding endoplasmin; translated protein: MKSVWGLALACALLLLAVSVRADEVDVDGTVEDDLGKSREGSRTDDEVVQREEEAIQLDGLNASQIKEIREKSEKFAFQAEVNRMMKLIINSLYKNKEIFLRELISNASDALDKIRLISLTDENALAGNEELTVKIKCDKEKNMLHVTDTGIGMTKEELVKNLGTIAKSGTSEFLNKMTEMQDDSQSTSELIGQFGVGFYSAFLVADRVIVTSKHNNDTQHIWESDSNEFSVIDDPRGNTLGRGTTITLVLKEEASDYLELDTVKNLVKKYSQFINFPIYVWSSKTETVEEPIEEEEAKEKEETDDDEAAVEEEEEEKKPKTKKVEKTVWDWELMNDIKPIWQRPSKEVEEDEYKAFYKTFSKEHDDPMAYIHFTAEGEVTFKSILFVPNSAPRGLFDEYGSKKSDFIKLYVRRVFITDDFHDMMPKYLNFVKGVVDSDDLPLNVSRETLQQHKLLKVIRKKLVRKTLDMIKKIAEEKYNDTFWKEFGTNVKLGVIEDHSNRTRLAKLLRFQSSHHESNLTSLDQYVERMKEKQDKIYFMAGASRKEAESSPFVERLLKKGYEVIYLTEPVDEYCIQALPEFDGKRFQNVAKEGVKFEESEKSKESREALEKEFEPLLNWMKDKALKDKIEKAVLSQRLTQSPCALVASQYGWSGNMERIMKAQAYQTGKDISTNYYASQKKTFEINPRHPLIKDMLRRVKENEDDKTVSDLAVVLFETATLRSGYMLPDTKEYGDRIERMLRLSLNIDLDAKVEEEPEEPEDAAEEAEQDEEEVDADAEDSETQKESTDVKDEL